One window of the Marinilactibacillus sp. Marseille-P9653 genome contains the following:
- a CDS encoding mannose/fructose/sorbose family PTS transporter subunit IIC, with translation MGIISIVLVLLIAFIAGVEGILDEFQFHQPIVACTLVGLATGQPGAGLLLGGSLQLIALGWMNIGAAVAPDAALASIASAILVTMRGASVSEGIALAIPLAIAGQVLTIFVRTATVAIAHGADRKATEGSFRAVELYHLGALILQGLRIAIPAALILSVPAQLVTGTLQSIPDWLTGGMAVGGGFIVAVGYAMVINMMATPKLWLFFALGFALSAVAELNLIAMGIIGVVLALLYIQFAPEFNQGGGGGGNSGSGDPLDDILNDY, from the coding sequence ATGGGAATTATTTCTATAGTATTAGTATTATTAATCGCATTTATTGCCGGAGTGGAAGGGATCTTAGATGAATTCCAATTCCACCAGCCAATCGTAGCATGTACGCTAGTTGGATTAGCAACAGGTCAGCCTGGTGCGGGATTATTATTAGGTGGATCATTACAACTAATAGCTTTAGGTTGGATGAACATCGGAGCAGCAGTTGCTCCAGATGCTGCATTAGCGTCTATTGCTTCAGCTATTTTAGTTACTATGCGTGGCGCTAGTGTTTCTGAAGGTATTGCTTTGGCTATTCCTTTAGCAATTGCTGGACAAGTTTTAACTATTTTTGTTCGTACAGCTACTGTTGCAATCGCACACGGTGCAGACAGAAAAGCTACAGAAGGTTCATTTAGAGCCGTTGAACTGTATCACTTAGGTGCTTTAATTTTACAAGGATTACGTATTGCGATTCCAGCAGCATTGATTCTTTCAGTTCCAGCGCAATTAGTTACTGGAACTCTTCAATCTATTCCAGATTGGTTGACAGGTGGTATGGCTGTCGGTGGTGGATTCATCGTTGCCGTAGGTTACGCAATGGTTATCAATATGATGGCTACTCCAAAACTTTGGTTATTCTTCGCACTTGGATTTGCTCTTTCTGCTGTTGCAGAATTAAATCTAATCGCAATGGGTATCATCGGAGTCGTATTAGCATTGCTTTACATCCAATTCGCTCCTGAATTTAATCAAGGCGGCGGTGGTGGTGGAAACTCCGGTAGCGGAGATCCACTCGATGATATCTTGAACGACTACTAG
- a CDS encoding PTS system mannose/fructose/sorbose family transporter subunit IID, with protein sequence MADNNIENNKFKLTKKDRMHVAWRSQFLQASWNFERMQNIGWAYAMIPALKKLYSSKEDRAQALKRHLEFFNTHPYVASPIIGVTLTLEEEKAAGRDIDNAAIQGVKIGMMGPLAGVGDPIFWGTLRPVLGAFAASLALGGSWLGPLIFFIAWNVIRMAFLWYTQELGYVQGGNITENLSGGLMQKLTQGASVLGMFIMGVLVPRWTNMNFPLQLSEVELQPSEYINFSEYADRINEGSLSPDVLRDFAENIRGGLSTAPVDVTTLQDTLDQLLPGIAPLLLTLGCVWLLRRKVSPITIIFGLFAIGIVGYIFGIFG encoded by the coding sequence ATGGCAGATAACAATATTGAAAACAATAAATTTAAATTAACGAAAAAAGACCGTATGCACGTAGCCTGGAGAAGTCAATTCCTCCAAGCTTCTTGGAACTTCGAACGTATGCAAAATATCGGTTGGGCATACGCTATGATTCCAGCACTTAAAAAATTGTATTCTTCAAAAGAAGACAGAGCTCAAGCACTGAAGCGTCACTTGGAATTCTTTAACACTCATCCATACGTAGCTTCTCCAATCATTGGGGTTACGTTGACTCTTGAAGAAGAAAAAGCTGCAGGTAGAGATATCGATAACGCAGCGATTCAAGGAGTTAAAATCGGAATGATGGGACCTCTTGCAGGTGTTGGAGATCCGATATTCTGGGGTACTTTACGTCCAGTACTTGGAGCATTTGCAGCTTCATTAGCGCTAGGCGGAAGCTGGTTAGGTCCACTAATCTTCTTTATCGCTTGGAATGTTATCCGTATGGCTTTCTTGTGGTATACACAAGAGTTAGGATACGTACAAGGTGGTAATATCACTGAAAACTTAAGTGGTGGATTGATGCAGAAATTAACTCAAGGTGCTTCAGTTCTGGGGATGTTTATCATGGGTGTATTGGTTCCTAGATGGACAAACATGAACTTCCCGCTACAACTAAGTGAAGTTGAGTTACAACCATCTGAATATATTAATTTTAGTGAGTATGCAGATAGAATTAATGAGGGTAGTCTTTCTCCAGATGTTTTAAGAGACTTTGCTGAAAACATTCGTGGTGGTTTAAGTACTGCACCTGTTGATGTTACAACTCTTCAAGATACATTAGATCAATTACTACCTGGTATCGCACCATTACTATTGACCCTTGGTTGTGTGTGGTTACTTCGTAGAAAAGTTAGCCCGATTACAATTATCTTCGGACTATTTGCAATTGGTATCGTAGGTTATATCTTCGGAATCTTTGGATAA
- the rpoN gene encoding RNA polymerase factor sigma-54: MSKTIIIHAGKKGVNVLDLNQHLNLSQRQQLSPILLQKIQVLNFNQDELIAYLNSKALENPFIEIKLPRALSEVAPIDHDMGWIPDDRKSLRDHLIEQVLLTYRDTLIREMIFWWINQLDQKGYSTKSIEEAVEETKADKTLLLDALVLLQQLEPAGIAARSLQESLMLQTERDNTAPETAYIILEESFQDLVDRRWKLIADRYRISLQEVQSVFDYIKRLDPSPGEQFQSNLDTTIRPDLIVQIENQNLIIKEAKLNTPVLSFDQDYVAGLNNHNDKEVHSYIKDKRQEYQNLQDSLEQRNETILRVGTAIVNRQKAFFFDKTSALQSLQLSELAEELNLHESTISRTINGKYIQTDFGTYEFKFFLSRKLQNEGFDSLSTHSIQQKLLALISEENKEKPLSDQKIVDMLSKENITISRRAVTKYRKQLNIPASSKRKRFD; encoded by the coding sequence ATGAGCAAAACGATCATCATTCATGCAGGAAAAAAAGGAGTGAACGTATTGGACTTGAATCAGCATCTCAACTTATCTCAACGACAACAACTCAGTCCGATCCTACTACAGAAAATTCAGGTACTGAACTTTAATCAAGATGAATTAATCGCTTATTTGAATTCAAAAGCACTTGAAAATCCATTTATAGAAATCAAGCTCCCTCGCGCTCTCTCTGAAGTGGCTCCAATTGATCACGATATGGGCTGGATACCTGATGACCGTAAAAGTTTAAGAGATCACCTAATAGAACAAGTTTTACTCACTTATAGAGATACATTGATTCGAGAAATGATTTTCTGGTGGATCAATCAGTTAGATCAAAAAGGATACTCTACAAAATCGATTGAAGAAGCCGTCGAGGAAACAAAAGCCGATAAAACATTATTGCTAGATGCATTGGTTTTACTCCAACAACTTGAACCAGCCGGAATCGCTGCTCGTTCTCTTCAGGAATCTTTGATGTTACAAACTGAACGTGATAACACTGCTCCAGAAACAGCCTATATCATTCTAGAAGAATCTTTTCAGGATTTAGTTGACCGCAGATGGAAATTGATTGCAGATAGATATAGAATTTCTCTCCAAGAAGTCCAATCTGTTTTCGATTATATTAAACGATTAGATCCTTCTCCCGGTGAGCAGTTTCAAAGTAACCTGGATACCACCATCAGACCAGACTTGATTGTTCAGATAGAAAATCAAAATCTAATCATCAAAGAAGCAAAGCTAAATACACCTGTCTTATCTTTTGATCAAGACTACGTAGCCGGACTAAATAATCATAACGATAAAGAAGTCCACTCTTATATCAAAGATAAAAGACAAGAGTATCAGAATCTGCAAGATAGTTTGGAACAGCGAAATGAAACCATTTTGCGTGTTGGTACTGCAATCGTAAACCGACAAAAAGCGTTCTTTTTCGATAAAACGAGTGCCCTTCAGTCTCTTCAGCTCAGCGAACTGGCTGAAGAATTGAATTTACATGAATCTACAATCAGCAGAACGATCAATGGAAAGTATATCCAGACTGACTTTGGAACATACGAATTTAAGTTCTTTCTATCTAGAAAGTTGCAAAATGAAGGATTTGACTCACTTTCCACTCATTCGATTCAGCAAAAACTTTTGGCTTTAATTTCTGAAGAAAACAAAGAAAAACCATTGTCTGATCAAAAAATCGTCGATATGCTTTCTAAAGAAAATATAACAATTTCCAGAAGAGCTGTTACAAAGTACCGTAAACAACTCAATATTCCGGCTTCTTCTAAACGCAAACGGTTTGATTAA
- a CDS encoding PTS transporter subunit EIIC produces MVKHDEKKLAQEIYKQIGGTSNVHSLINCMTRVRIDIKDPSKVNDDKVKQINGVLGTVEEDTYQIILGPGLAAKVANEMGDIANIAVGEEDTPSEDQALFSKDTDNLDQLAAENKAAHKNKHNPQTPLKKVLRSIASIFIPLIPAFVGAGIIGGIASVFSNLLVAGTISGEAWENLVLVTGIIQRGLFAYLNIYVGINAAKVFKATEGLGGIIGGVVYLTGITPEAPLPNIFTGEPLSANQGGIIGVILAVWILSLLEKQLRKVVPNSIDIIVTPTISLLVVGLATIFLIMPLAGFVSINLVGMITWILGVGGAFAGFVLGSLFLPMVMFGLHQVLTPIHVTMIEQTGSTQLLPILAMAGAGQVGAAFALLVRARKNKQLTTMIKGALPVGILGIGEPLIYAVTLPLGKPFITACIGGGIGGAVIGLFGGVGASAIGPSGVALIPLIVNNLWWAYVLGLLAAYAGGFVATYFFGVPKEAMEPSVVSL; encoded by the coding sequence ATGGTAAAACATGATGAGAAAAAACTTGCTCAAGAAATTTATAAGCAAATTGGCGGCACAAGTAATGTGCATTCATTGATCAATTGTATGACCCGAGTAAGGATCGACATAAAAGATCCAAGTAAAGTGAACGACGATAAGGTTAAGCAGATTAATGGTGTACTTGGGACTGTAGAAGAAGATACGTATCAAATCATTTTAGGCCCTGGACTAGCTGCTAAAGTAGCCAATGAAATGGGGGACATTGCAAACATAGCTGTTGGAGAAGAAGATACCCCTTCTGAGGACCAGGCGCTGTTTTCCAAAGATACAGACAACCTTGATCAATTGGCTGCAGAAAACAAAGCCGCTCACAAAAATAAACACAATCCTCAGACCCCTCTCAAAAAGGTTTTACGTTCCATAGCAAGTATCTTTATTCCTTTAATTCCAGCATTTGTTGGAGCAGGAATTATTGGCGGAATCGCTTCAGTCTTTTCTAATTTACTAGTAGCGGGTACAATTTCTGGTGAAGCTTGGGAAAATCTTGTATTAGTTACAGGTATTATTCAGCGCGGTCTTTTCGCTTATTTAAATATTTATGTTGGAATCAATGCCGCAAAAGTGTTTAAAGCTACAGAAGGGTTAGGTGGTATCATTGGTGGTGTCGTTTACTTGACAGGAATAACACCAGAAGCACCGCTTCCTAATATCTTCACTGGTGAACCCTTAAGCGCCAATCAAGGCGGTATAATCGGCGTTATTTTAGCTGTATGGATTCTTTCCTTACTTGAAAAACAATTACGTAAAGTTGTTCCTAATTCAATTGATATTATTGTGACACCCACGATTTCTCTTCTCGTCGTCGGTTTAGCTACAATATTTCTGATTATGCCTCTAGCTGGTTTTGTATCGATCAACCTGGTTGGAATGATCACTTGGATTTTAGGCGTAGGTGGTGCTTTCGCTGGTTTTGTACTAGGGTCCTTATTCTTGCCAATGGTTATGTTTGGCTTACATCAAGTATTAACACCGATTCATGTGACCATGATCGAACAGACCGGTTCTACACAACTCTTGCCTATACTGGCAATGGCTGGTGCGGGTCAGGTAGGTGCTGCATTTGCTTTACTCGTACGTGCACGTAAAAATAAACAACTGACTACGATGATCAAAGGTGCCTTACCTGTGGGAATTCTTGGAATTGGTGAGCCCTTGATTTACGCTGTAACCCTTCCGCTCGGTAAACCATTTATCACCGCTTGTATTGGCGGAGGTATTGGTGGTGCCGTTATTGGGCTGTTCGGTGGTGTTGGTGCAAGTGCCATCGGTCCAAGTGGTGTGGCACTTATTCCATTGATTGTGAACAATCTATGGTGGGCTTATGTGCTAGGATTACTGGCAGCTTATGCTGGAGGATTTGTTGCAACTTATTTCTTTGGTGTTCCAAAAGAAGCAATGGAACCTTCCGTCGTTTCTTTATAA
- a CDS encoding M3 family oligoendopeptidase yields MKFTDYTYERPNFEDYKEKANTIIDTIAQAEALESVIESIQKMSKLMSTLETMINIASIRYSIDTKDTYYEEEDNFWNEHLPLFQEVDTRFYRAVTESDFYEQLKTHFPKTFIQNMQYELDAFDPSAIILLQKENQLSSDYQKLIASANIEYDGKQLNLTQFGPYLQDTDRNIRKSATDAQWSFFEENEAKLDELYDQLVKVRDQIAKTLGFKDFVELAYVRMKRYDYNRDMVEVYRKQVLDYVVPVTTKLAQRQAERIGISDMKHYDTPLQFLDGNPIPQGDPDYIIEQGKKMYHELSEETGTFIDFMFDKELVNLLSKEGKASGGYCTYIPDYDSPFIFANFNGTSGDIDVLTHEAGHAFQVFESRWIKQPEIVFPTYESCEIHSMSMEFFTYPWMELFFKDQTEKYKFDHLSGALRFLPYGVLVDHFQHEVYEHPEMSIEERKATWRKLEKDYLPERDFSDSAFLDKGTFWYRQGHIFESPFYYIDYTLAQVCALQFWKRSLIDQDKDAWNDYMEICRVGGTQSFLEIIETAKLRSPFEEGSLSDVIKAIEVELDQVDDKAL; encoded by the coding sequence TTGAAATTCACAGACTATACTTATGAACGACCAAATTTTGAAGACTATAAAGAAAAAGCAAACACAATCATTGACACCATCGCACAGGCAGAAGCACTAGAAAGTGTGATAGAATCAATTCAAAAAATGTCTAAACTAATGTCGACGCTTGAAACGATGATAAACATTGCATCCATTCGTTACTCGATTGATACGAAAGATACTTATTATGAAGAAGAGGATAATTTTTGGAACGAGCATCTACCATTATTCCAAGAAGTCGATACACGTTTCTATAGAGCCGTGACAGAATCTGACTTTTACGAGCAGCTAAAAACACACTTTCCAAAAACCTTTATTCAAAATATGCAATACGAATTAGATGCTTTCGATCCGTCAGCTATTATACTACTTCAAAAAGAAAATCAGCTAAGTAGTGATTATCAGAAACTCATTGCTTCTGCAAATATTGAATATGATGGCAAACAACTGAACCTTACTCAATTTGGACCGTATCTACAGGATACAGATAGAAACATTAGAAAGTCGGCAACTGATGCTCAGTGGAGCTTTTTTGAAGAAAATGAAGCCAAACTTGATGAACTTTATGATCAGTTGGTAAAAGTCAGAGACCAAATTGCGAAGACTTTAGGATTTAAAGATTTTGTTGAGTTGGCTTATGTGAGAATGAAACGATATGACTATAACCGCGATATGGTGGAAGTTTACCGTAAACAAGTACTTGATTATGTTGTACCGGTCACAACGAAACTGGCTCAGAGACAAGCAGAGCGTATCGGAATTTCAGATATGAAACATTATGACACACCCCTTCAATTCTTGGACGGGAATCCCATTCCTCAAGGGGATCCAGATTATATTATTGAACAAGGGAAAAAGATGTATCATGAGTTATCGGAAGAAACGGGTACATTTATCGACTTTATGTTTGACAAAGAACTCGTTAACTTACTTTCCAAAGAAGGAAAAGCCAGTGGTGGGTATTGTACATATATACCTGATTACGATTCACCGTTTATCTTTGCGAATTTTAATGGTACCTCTGGAGATATCGATGTTCTGACTCATGAAGCGGGTCATGCATTCCAAGTATTTGAATCTCGTTGGATCAAACAACCAGAAATCGTCTTTCCAACTTATGAAAGTTGTGAGATTCATTCAATGAGTATGGAGTTTTTCACTTATCCTTGGATGGAACTCTTCTTTAAAGATCAGACAGAGAAGTATAAGTTTGACCATTTGAGTGGAGCACTACGCTTTTTACCGTATGGTGTGTTAGTCGATCACTTCCAGCACGAAGTCTATGAACATCCTGAAATGAGTATAGAAGAAAGAAAAGCAACTTGGAGAAAGCTGGAAAAAGACTATCTACCTGAAAGAGATTTTTCTGACAGTGCCTTTCTTGATAAAGGGACCTTTTGGTATCGTCAAGGACATATCTTTGAATCACCATTTTATTATATCGATTATACGTTAGCTCAAGTTTGTGCACTCCAATTCTGGAAGCGTTCGTTGATAGATCAAGATAAAGATGCCTGGAACGATTACATGGAAATTTGCCGAGTTGGTGGAACGCAAAGTTTCTTAGAAATCATTGAAACAGCTAAGCTTCGCTCACCGTTTGAAGAAGGGTCGTTAAGCGATGTGATCAAAGCGATTGAAGTGGAACTAGATCAAGTAGACGATAAAGCTTTATAA
- a CDS encoding GNAT family N-acetyltransferase, translated as MNKEIRQLNKFDYDQYKSMQTGLDDDYMLAVYPSLTDGDNRLFGLFVDEQLVSTAGYSVFANHFIMLGRLRSDVRYRGKNYATEILEYVKALSLQLPEVAFVGANTEKHNLPAQKVLSKIGLPHVTTLYAAQTTDLSPLLSDEDSTVWTKLTDLGRKQNWLAQTYLSDSFSKKVFPFEAYYPFPASEKLFSKELLEKWDFYENDDQTRYVILWEEDKGGHYLHVTYPWDDFTQQKPLWNTVQSYYSKALLENSETTVWIDLTETEAELLPNNHPFELPSPWMLHGVSGEQHRNTSEPKSVDVSLSEAYQSIEFLENELKELENELDEKLEKANEIEHSLKEMDFEN; from the coding sequence TTGAACAAAGAAATTAGACAATTAAACAAATTTGATTATGACCAATATAAATCTATGCAAACTGGATTAGATGATGATTATATGCTTGCAGTATATCCTAGCCTTACAGATGGAGATAATAGACTCTTTGGGTTATTTGTAGACGAACAGTTAGTCAGCACTGCGGGGTACTCAGTCTTTGCGAATCATTTTATTATGCTCGGACGATTAAGAAGTGATGTTCGTTACCGAGGGAAAAATTATGCTACTGAAATTCTTGAGTACGTTAAGGCGTTGTCTCTTCAATTACCTGAAGTAGCATTCGTTGGCGCAAACACAGAAAAGCACAATCTACCGGCCCAAAAAGTTTTAAGTAAAATTGGCCTTCCTCATGTTACTACTTTATACGCTGCACAGACCACAGACCTTTCTCCTTTGTTATCCGACGAAGATTCGACCGTTTGGACTAAGTTGACTGATCTTGGCCGCAAGCAGAATTGGTTGGCTCAGACATATTTAAGTGATTCTTTTTCTAAAAAGGTCTTTCCTTTCGAAGCCTATTATCCCTTCCCTGCTTCAGAAAAACTCTTCAGTAAAGAATTACTAGAAAAGTGGGATTTCTATGAAAATGACGACCAAACCCGTTACGTTATTTTGTGGGAAGAAGATAAAGGGGGACATTACCTACACGTCACTTATCCGTGGGATGATTTCACTCAGCAAAAACCCTTATGGAATACGGTTCAATCCTATTATTCAAAAGCACTTCTAGAGAATTCAGAAACCACTGTCTGGATAGATTTAACAGAAACTGAAGCCGAGTTACTTCCTAATAATCATCCTTTTGAACTTCCTTCTCCTTGGATGCTTCATGGCGTTAGTGGTGAACAGCATAGAAACACTAGTGAACCGAAATCCGTCGACGTTTCTTTATCAGAAGCTTATCAATCGATTGAATTCTTGGAAAATGAACTCAAAGAATTGGAAAATGAGTTAGATGAAAAACTTGAAAAAGCAAATGAAATCGAACATAGTTTGAAAGAAATGGATTTTGAAAATTGA
- a CDS encoding GNAT family N-acetyltransferase, which produces MITFDHVYRYSNLIDENEFFQQYFNEYLPYRYDSNFFILKYQPTLAEFELIENMQLAFHEEEELEHLKFYWPQDKGFTPEIVAYFEESGYQIEMLELFQIDPDQFSIKVPANIQVSPVSEQELADFKQLNYPQDLTYGSLFADMKQDLYTSIIEADFICPLIAYINGTPVGSLIALIGQETIEIDDLYVSENFRNIGVAASLQTAVMTIAKEKKKQVILVADADDTPREMYLKQGYAFTGYQLAAQKILGGQEE; this is translated from the coding sequence TTGATTACTTTTGATCATGTTTATCGATACAGCAACTTGATCGACGAAAACGAATTCTTTCAGCAATACTTTAACGAGTATCTTCCATATAGATACGATTCAAACTTTTTCATTCTAAAGTATCAACCGACGCTTGCTGAATTTGAGCTGATTGAAAACATGCAGCTTGCTTTTCATGAAGAAGAAGAACTAGAACATCTTAAATTTTATTGGCCGCAAGACAAAGGGTTCACCCCTGAAATTGTTGCTTATTTTGAAGAATCAGGCTATCAGATTGAAATGCTTGAGTTATTTCAAATCGATCCTGATCAGTTCTCCATTAAAGTTCCTGCGAATATACAGGTTTCACCTGTTTCTGAACAAGAATTAGCGGACTTCAAGCAATTGAATTATCCTCAAGATTTAACTTACGGTTCTTTATTTGCGGATATGAAGCAAGATCTCTATACATCTATTATAGAAGCCGATTTTATCTGTCCACTCATTGCCTATATCAATGGTACTCCCGTTGGATCTCTTATCGCACTTATTGGGCAAGAAACCATTGAGATAGATGATCTTTATGTATCTGAGAACTTCAGAAATATAGGTGTTGCAGCTTCATTGCAGACTGCTGTCATGACAATAGCTAAAGAAAAGAAAAAACAAGTTATACTCGTAGCAGATGCGGATGATACCCCACGGGAAATGTATTTGAAACAAGGCTATGCATTCACTGGGTATCAATTAGCTGCCCAAAAAATTTTAGGAGGCCAGGAGGAGTAG
- a CDS encoding ABC transporter substrate-binding protein, which produces MEMKLNKSLFSLLSVPLLLAACGTGGTESGTSDEGTESGVEGGVVKLDFFNQKPEITTQLEELAQMYEEQSEGQTEVTITTVGSGEGSAALQARFSSGEEPAMMMLGGLPEVERYSDSLLDVTDLEVSDTLIDGTLEGGTIDGVPLGIPLNLEGFGWMYNREIFEEAGVDPESIQNYDDFAAAVETLDSQKEALGIDAVFGFSGGENYIANQFSANFTSPEFNESIIESYEATELNWEYGDQMKKYTDLFNEHNVQPILTVDYSRSVEELFVNDRVAMVHQGIWIVPTLNDIDPEFAQEKLGLLPVYGENDTEGKIIAGAPFYIGVNKNLDEAVVEESKNFLDWMYLSDEGREMIVGDLAFVPAQEGYEPSDIADPVSSELYQALLDGETGAMTHKQYPDGWFQQVLYPEYQKYLTGDQSWEDFENNTAEAFKEMR; this is translated from the coding sequence ATGGAAATGAAGCTAAACAAATCATTGTTCTCACTACTTTCAGTACCACTATTATTGGCCGCTTGCGGAACTGGTGGAACAGAATCGGGTACAAGTGACGAGGGAACTGAGAGTGGCGTCGAAGGTGGAGTTGTAAAACTCGATTTCTTTAATCAGAAACCGGAGATTACTACTCAACTAGAAGAGCTCGCACAGATGTATGAAGAACAAAGTGAGGGTCAAACAGAGGTGACGATTACAACAGTCGGAAGTGGGGAGGGTTCTGCAGCACTACAAGCACGCTTTTCTTCTGGAGAAGAGCCAGCGATGATGATGCTAGGCGGGTTACCTGAAGTTGAGCGTTACAGTGATTCATTGCTAGATGTAACGGATCTAGAAGTTTCTGATACGTTAATCGATGGAACGCTAGAAGGCGGCACAATCGATGGTGTACCTCTTGGTATTCCACTTAACTTAGAAGGATTTGGCTGGATGTATAATCGTGAGATTTTTGAAGAAGCAGGCGTAGATCCTGAGTCTATTCAAAATTATGATGATTTTGCAGCAGCAGTAGAAACACTTGATAGCCAGAAAGAAGCATTAGGAATTGATGCAGTTTTTGGTTTTAGTGGTGGAGAAAATTATATTGCGAATCAATTTTCTGCTAACTTCACAAGTCCTGAATTCAATGAAAGTATTATAGAATCATATGAAGCTACTGAATTGAACTGGGAATATGGAGATCAAATGAAGAAATACACAGATCTCTTCAACGAACATAATGTTCAACCAATCTTGACAGTCGATTATAGTCGTTCTGTCGAAGAATTGTTTGTAAATGATCGAGTTGCGATGGTTCATCAAGGAATTTGGATCGTTCCAACATTAAATGATATCGATCCAGAATTCGCTCAGGAAAAACTAGGCTTACTACCTGTTTATGGTGAAAATGATACAGAAGGTAAAATCATCGCAGGAGCGCCGTTTTATATTGGTGTAAATAAAAATCTGGATGAGGCAGTAGTTGAAGAATCAAAAAACTTCTTGGACTGGATGTATCTGTCTGATGAAGGAAGAGAAATGATTGTTGGGGACTTGGCTTTTGTACCTGCACAAGAAGGATACGAACCGAGCGATATTGCCGATCCTGTTTCAAGCGAATTGTATCAAGCTTTGCTTGATGGAGAAACTGGAGCGATGACACATAAGCAATATCCTGATGGTTGGTTCCAACAAGTCCTATATCCAGAATATCAAAAATATCTGACTGGAGATCAGTCATGGGAAGATTTTGAAAATAATACAGCGGAAGCTTTTAAAGAAATGCGGTGA
- a CDS encoding carbohydrate ABC transporter permease, which produces MQGKHNTAYYWAFVLPSILAVSVIILIPLILGIGTSLTNSDGYVSEFIGLQNYLRLMQDTQFLNSLWFTLRFSFVAVILVNAIGLGLALLVTQKLGKFSTLFRTIFFMPNLIGGIILGFIWQFIFVRAFEGIATATGISFFSSWLSDSSTGFWGMIIVFLWQMSGYIMIIYISFLANIPKELIEAGFMDGASDWKAFWNIKFPMLAPAFTISLFLTLANAFKIYDVNLALTNGAPYGSTEMVAMNIYNTAFYQYQQGYAQSKAIIFLLLIAAISLTQILITRRKEVDL; this is translated from the coding sequence ATGCAAGGTAAACACAATACAGCTTATTATTGGGCATTCGTATTGCCTTCAATTTTAGCAGTATCAGTTATTATACTGATTCCATTAATTCTTGGAATCGGTACATCTTTAACAAATTCAGATGGATATGTGTCTGAATTTATCGGTCTTCAAAATTATCTGAGATTGATGCAAGATACTCAATTTTTGAATAGTTTATGGTTCACATTAAGATTCTCTTTTGTAGCAGTGATCCTTGTCAATGCAATTGGTCTAGGATTAGCGTTGCTTGTAACTCAAAAGTTGGGAAAATTCAGTACGCTTTTTAGAACGATTTTCTTTATGCCGAATCTAATTGGTGGGATCATCCTTGGATTTATCTGGCAGTTTATTTTTGTCAGAGCGTTTGAAGGAATTGCTACAGCAACTGGGATTTCATTCTTTAGTTCTTGGTTGTCTGATTCTTCAACAGGATTTTGGGGTATGATTATTGTTTTCTTATGGCAAATGAGTGGATACATTATGATCATTTATATTTCGTTTTTGGCAAATATTCCTAAAGAGCTGATTGAAGCCGGATTTATGGATGGGGCAAGTGACTGGAAAGCCTTTTGGAACATTAAATTTCCGATGCTGGCGCCAGCGTTTACTATCAGTTTATTTTTGACTTTAGCGAATGCATTCAAAATATATGATGTTAACTTGGCACTGACCAATGGTGCACCTTATGGGTCAACCGAAATGGTAGCAATGAATATCTACAATACTGCGTTTTATCAGTACCAACAAGGATATGCACAGTCTAAAGCGATTATATTTCTACTTCTTATAGCGGCAATCTCTTTAACACAAATTCTTATTACACGGAGAAAAGAGGTTGATTTATAA